One region of Gigantopelta aegis isolate Gae_Host chromosome 7, Gae_host_genome, whole genome shotgun sequence genomic DNA includes:
- the LOC121377800 gene encoding kelch-like protein 25 → METAQAHLLVNIHEEITKGTFTDLQIICKDGTTTGNRIVLAAMSSYFRVMFSSDMAESQTGVLNLPTVSLSVLQAIIKMCLCGINLVNETNCVEVLDAAEMMQLDHIKDICDIFLKDSLVLTGDNCLNWWRLSKLYNLHDLSNRSLSCLADEFADFVETENVVQLSKEELMEIISKEEMKCTEDIILKGAMKWIEHNNPDQDDVKLIFENVRLDIFDSQILIDQVVFSDIVSKNKSVQEMIQKELHSHRQVTARTRVSPKIPEVFVLLYNKTSLLSCFTSDDKWEDVPPAPVDPGEWYSAAGLDDKIYITGGLNKKKCTLIYNTARKVWTVGPDLTHDHSGHCMVTANSKVYSIGGAYSSKIEVLNESETYWQVVRDLGLTRYNSFPFTVGENILVIGGNTSSGGSDVIQCFNTTTLTVSQLNIKLPCSSDSLRGCVHLPDVYLLDTEGHVMHLQVTNTGGEIKIQVKSTAEWKSFRYCFGITHRDGSLLCFTKDGISKFNLAEGIQEQSTFPKSPRSDVVYDMCTVSCGKTS, encoded by the coding sequence ATGGAGACCGCTCAAGCACACCTCCTCGTAAACATCCATGAAGAGATTACAAAAGGTACTTTCACTGACCTACAAATTATATGTAAAGACGGAACAACGACCGGAAACCGCATCGTACTGGCGGCGATGTCATCATATTTCCGGGTCATGTTCAGTTCTGATATGGCAGAGAGTCAGACGGGCGTCTTGAACCTTCCCACGGTGTCTTTGTCGGTGTTGCAAGctatcatcaaaatgtgtttgtgtggaATTAATCTAGTGAATGAAACCAACTGTGTTGAGGTATTGGATGCTGCTGAGATGATGCAGCTTGACCACATCAAAGACATCTGTGACATATTCCTGAAGGATAGCCTAGTACTGACAGGTGACAACTGTCTAAATTGGTGGAGACTTTCTAAACTTTACAATTTGCACGATTTGTCCAACCGATCATTATCCTGTTTGGCTGACGAGTTTGCTGATTTTGTTGAAACAGAAAACGTTGTTCAGCTGTCAAAGGAAGAACTTATGGAAATCATTTCAAAAGAAGAGATGAAATGTACAGAAGACATCATTCTGAAAGGCGCCATGAAGTGGATTGAGCATAATAACCCGGATCAAGATGATGTGAAACTGATTTTTGAAAACGTGCGTCTAGATATTTTTGATTCACAGATTCTGATTGACCAAGTGGTGTTTTCAGACattgtttctaaaaataaatctgtCCAAGAAATGATACAGAAAGAGTTACATTCACATCGACAAGTTACAGCTCGTACACGGGTCAGTCCCAAGATACCTGAAGTTTTCGTTCTCCTTTATAACAAGACGTCACTTCTGTCTTGTTTCACGTCAGACGACAAGTGGGAGGACGTTCCACCAGCACCAGTAGATCCTGGAGAGTGGTATTCAGCAGCAGGTCTGGACGACAAGATCTATATCACTGGCGGTCTTAACAAGAAGAAATGTACATTGATATATAACACCGCGAGAAAGGTGTGGACAGTAGGTCCAGATCTCACACATGACCACAGCGGTCACTGTATGGTCACAGCTAACTCTAAAGTGTACTCGATAGGTGGTGCTTATAGCAGCAAAATAGAGGTATTGAACGAGAGTGAGACGTACTGGCAGGTTGTTCGAGATTTGGGATTGACACGATATAACTCTTTCCCTTTTacagttggtgagaacattCTCGTTATCGGAGGAAACACATCCTCAGGCGGATCAGATGTTATCCAGTGTTTTAACACCACAACTCTCACTGTCAGTCAGCTGAATATAAAGTTACCTTGTAGCTCTGATTCACTAAGAGGCTGTGTTCACCTCCCAGATGTTTATCTGTTAGACACCGAAGGCCACGTGATGCACCTCCAGGTCACCAACACGGGTGGAGAAATCAAGATTCAGGTTAAATCCACAGCAGAATGGAAATCATTTAGATACTGCTTTGGTATAACACACCGAGACGGAAGCTTGTTGTGTTTTACAAAAGATGGAATCAGCAAATTCAACCTCGCTGAAGGTATACAAGAACAGAGTACATTCCCTAAGTCACCTAGAAGTGACGTAGTGTACGACATGTGTACGGTGTCCTGTGGGAAAACATCGTGA
- the LOC121377801 gene encoding kelch-like protein 3, whose product MDNAQAQLLVNIHEEITKGTFTDLQIICKDGTTTGSRIVLAAMSSYFRAMFSSDMAESQTGVLNLPTMSLSVLQAIIKMYLCGVNLVNETNCVQVMDAAEMMQLDHIKDICDIFLKESLVLTAENCLNWWRLSKLYNFHDLSNRSLSYFTDKFPDFVETENVVHLSKEELMEIISKEEMTCTEDIILKGAMKWIQYNNPDQDHVKLIFENVRLDIVDSQFLIDEVVFSDTVCKNKSVQEIIQKVLRSYRGVTTRSRFSPEISVFVLHHNNTSLLSCFTSDNKWGGGGGGGAFLQRQ is encoded by the coding sequence ATGGATAACGCTCAAGCACAACTTCTCGTAAACATCCATGAAGAGATTACCAAAGGTACTTTCACTGACCTACAAATTATATGTAAAGATGGAACAACAACCGGAAGCCGCATCGTACTGGCGGCGATGTCATCATATTTCCGGGCCATGTTCAGTTCTGATATGGCAGAGAGTCAGACGGGCGTCTTGAACCTTCCCACGATGTCGTTGTCGGTGTTGCAAGCtatcattaaaatgtatttgtgtggAGTTAATCTAGTGAATGAAACCAACTGTGTGCAGGTAATGGATGCTGCTGAAATGATGCAGCTTGACCACATCAAAGACATCTGTGACATATTCCTGAAGGAAAGTCTGGTACTGACCGCTGAAAACTGTTTAAATTGGTGGAGACTTTCTAAACTTTACAATTTCCACGATTTGTCGAACCGATCATTATCCTATTTCACTGACAAGTTTCCTGATTTTGTTGAAACAGAAAACGTTGTTCATCTGTCAAAGGAAGAACTTatggaaattatttcaaaagAAGAGATGACATGTACAGAAGACATCATTCTGAAAGGCGCCATGAAGTGGATTCAGTATAATAACCCGGATCAAGATCATGTCAAACTGATTTTTGAAAACGTGCGTCTAGATATTGTTGATTCACAGTTTCTGATTGACGAAGTGGTGTTTTCAGATAccgtttgtaaaaataaatctgttCAAGAAATTATACAAAAGGTGCTACGTTCATATCGTGGAGTCACTACTCGATCAAGGTTCAGTCCGGAAATATCTGTTTTCGTTCTCCATCATAATAACACGTCACTACTGTCTTGTTTCACGTCAGACaacaagtggggggggggggggggggggggggcattccTCCAGCGCCAGTAG